AAGGCTTTCAtagtgtaaataataaaacctgGTAAATGGTACGTGTTTTGGACATGGGTTTACCATAGGGAGCCACTCATGTCAGAATCATAACAGTGCTCGATTAATGAGCACATCTGCATGCAACAGCAGCACAAAACAACTTCCACATGCACAGATGACTCATGCTTTCCGCCCGAAAGCCGATCTCACCTGGAGGGAGTGATGGGCGTGAGGTCCTTGCCCATCGTTTGAATGACACGTCGTCCCCAAACCCACAATCCAGTGCAGATACCTACGCCACCGTAGAACAGCAGCCAGATGGGTGTGGCTGCGTCCTGCATCACCCCACCCTGAGAGTAAATCATCCACAGGGCCACCAAAGGACCGATGGCATTACTGGAGAACAGATGAATCAAATACATCACACATTATGCAAAAGAAGAGATCAGAATTTACATACGCCTTAAGTCACAGgttagacaaaaaaaatcactattATGGCTTTATGTCGTGACtgatttaaagaaacagtacacccaaaaatgaaaataattttattcaAATGTCAACAGTAACAAGCATTTCAAAGGCTATTTGAACTATTTAGAGTTGCACTTTACATGTCTTAATGTGAATGTGCTAAATCATGTGCGGAGTACTGAACTAGATCCGTGGCACAGAACAAAAGTGAGGGCTTGTtctcaaaagacattaatgctGTGGAATGTGAGGGAAATTCTTTGCTCCTATTTTAGGTCTTATTCTGAACTAATCACAAAGTTGTTTCTGACACATACCATGACCTTAGATTCAGTAAAGAATCTAATCAAGAAGAATCTGTTTGATTCAAAAAGAATCTGTTGATTCAAGAATCTGTTTGATTTAAAAAGAATCagttgattcaagaatttgtttGATTAGAAACAAATCTGTTCAAGCTGCTAAATTAGAAAAAGGATTTGTTCAAGAAAAAGAAGCAAATAGTTGTTTTTATCATCCGTTTGAATGTGTTCTGAACAATCTTTgacaaaacacaatttttttggaccaaaaacagatttttctgcaaaatgcataagtgataaaaacaaatgaagacagaaaacatttttatgtttaaaagccgtggttcttttttttatttgatacagtatattgtatttctcaggcatgtgatcagccaaggacaaaaaagaagaaagactGCACGCGCCCTCGCCCTCGCCCAACCCCAACTCCCcccaaaaatagtttttaatattactaattaaatgttacatgattaaaaacaggcaactgtttgccaaaaatatatattttcacttagcaaaacaaaaacaaacttttataatTACCCAATTCTGACTGGCAATTTTGGAAATAtcagttcaaatgtttattagtttaacagtcacctaaacaatatttgAGATGGCATTAACAAATGGCACTCCTTGAGTAGCTTacattaggcctactttaattttattgtaataaagcCATTGTTTCAAGCCATTAAATCGAGGTATGGCCTATAGAGAATGGGAACGTGACATCAGCAGCGCAATGCATCCTGTGACTTTGGGACACAGACACGGAGACTTGGAAATAGTAGAGGTAGATGTTTAAATTTATATTATccagttaaaaacacattagaatgTAGTACACTTACTGTGTTATGAACTGCCATATCTGCTCTCATGACTGGAGGGGAAAACTGATCTGAAAAGAATCACAATTTTCCGCTTTGTAGCTTAGAAACAACACCATGGTGAAAGTGCaacttaatgaaaataaataacttggttaaatgtggctttgtcatttgtatttattattacgGATTCCTAATTTCGGATCCGCTTGAATATATAAGTGCTCACACCATGAGAAATGTGCAAAATAcgtttaaaaatgtcatttgtgaTATAGTTCTGTGCGATCACTCTGTGTCCATAAGGGAGCGCTCCTTTGAATGAACAAGGGAATCAAATATAAGTCCATTTATTCTAAGCTAGTGCAAGCAgctcttaaaatgtttaatgtaaatacaATTGTTTTTAACTATGGTGATTTCTATTTGCGTTCATTGTACGCTGCTGAGCGTGTCCTAAAACATGGCGGTGACTGCCCAGAATGCAATGCACAATTACGTAGATTCCCAAGATCTATTTTagtctgtgtacagtatatactgtagataatgttataatgttaaAGGATGTCATATGGACGTCTCAACTTCCAGACTCTGGACTTTCTGTATACGTTACAAAATGCTGTTCAGTTCCCcacttaaagcggccctaacacacgcggtttctgccaatctcatattaatcttgagtacctatagagtagtattgcatacttcgtatcttcgaagagtatttagtttgatcacatttatacaaGATAggtacagctgtacgattatttccaaaagcatacggcgcgtgcagGGGGGAGGGgcaggctgaactaaagcacgtgtgcacccattgccaacaaaacactgacatcagtttcactcaccgcatgcggttcatgtccggcatcttttagcgctgggacggctccatatatcagtttcaaacgatctccaaatccagcgttatatccactgtttatataacattcatcacccaaatgcagcgaacaaacaaacacctgaactttgcaaacgtatgctctctctcgctcctgcacacaagtgaaagtgacgtctgcgcatgctccttctcctgctctccttgctgccacgtgcttttccaggagaattgtccaataagggactaagaaaaaatGTTACGAAACTTTCCGAAatctgtacgatcgctgggggagtgtatcgagcacagaaatattaTGTAATACACCTAACTcgttttgacaagttgaccatgttaatgcatgtcagaatgcatgacacaccgttgcaccacccttttaattaaaaatgaataaaagtttgtCGTCTATTTTTCACGGACTCTCTGGATACATAAAGAAAACTTGCAAAATTATGTTCTGAATGAAGCGGTCgctctgcatttataacaagtgTGTGCATGACGTAGAGAGCGTAGAAAGGATCCTGTTGGCCGGCTGTATGATGACTATGCGCACATCCCCAAACCCCCACCCCCCAGTATCCCGTCACGAATTAAAAGAAATCAAATTTATGCAATTTACGCGGGTGATCCCAGCAGGTCAAAAATACGGAAATCCGTATTCATAAGGAAAAATAACATCCCTGATGTCtatattagcacctattgtattattgctcctgtatgacatatcgcttattgcacCCTGAACGCTctataagtcactttggataaaagcgtctgctaaatgtctaaatgtatactgtatattcacagAAGAAAATATCCCAGGGGCCATCAATGTTTTGTTAAATTGATCACAATGCTGGCACTCGTTGACTACTTTCTTTAAAACACTTACAGGACTTAACAggttttaaaaggttaaaagaaATGATCTAATTTTCTAACCCTAAATCAATATTAGAGAATATTACGTCAAGTGCCATACCTGACATCATTCCCACCATGCGCAAAGGATCCAAAACAGGCAGTGAGGATCTGCAGAAAGTGGAAGAGCAGGAAGACCTGATGCTTGTCCTTCTCCTCTTTATCCTCATCAACGCAATCCTCCAATGGGCCTTCAGCAGGGACCCGGAGCTCCCTTTTATCTGCTGCGATATTCACATCCACATCGCCCTCCTCCGCCTCAATCTCTGCCTCGGCAACTGCGTTACAGTAGCTGGAGTAGCTATCGTAACGCAGCCTCTTCTTTGAATAGAACACTGTGTCGCCCACTAGCTTCTCACTGTCCTCTGGTGGAGGGGCGCTGGACTCTGACCGCATCAGAGGCTGCACCGGCATCCCACAGATGGCGGCCGTGTAGCACGTGTAGCTGTTGTTGCGGCGGAGGTGCCGGTAGCTATTGTCGGGACGTGAACTGCTGCGTTCGTCCTCTAGGCGGCCCAAGTGGATCTTGTGTAGGAGGTCCTTGTAGAGACCAGAGTCTTTGTGGACGGTGTGGTAGACCTGGCCATCACTGCGCATGTGGCCGTCAAAACTGAAGCCCCCATTGGACACAGGTGACTTGAGACAGCCGTTGGTCATGGAGTTGGTCCGACCTAGCCGGAAAAATTGGTCCATGTTAACTTATGAGAAGTGATGACTCCTAGAAAAgtagcaaaaacatttttttgcgtACCATACACCCTGCCATTGGGCAGAACAGTTCCTCCATTAGCCAGACTGTTGAGCTCCCCTGTGGACTCTTCGGTCAGGGGTATAACAGCATCATTGTTGCTTTTGGCACCTGGAAGCTCTTTAAAAACTGGagcctcttcttcctcctctgGGATTTTATCTAAACTCTCATCAGAGATGCGGGACAAAGCATGCTCTTTCTTCAGACGACCTGTTTGGGCGAAGAGAAAGATCAATATCGAAAATAAAACTAGTGGACTTTATATTCAGTTATCTATATTCAGTTTGCTGAGCAGATGCGGAAGAGAAGGATTTACCatatcaaaaacacaaaatcaagcatatacagccacggaaaaaatgaagaaaccGTTCCAAATTTTcaattaatcagcatttctagatttattgtggtcattccagtccagtgtctgttggatttcaacaaaatcaaacctcaagagtgacaaagtcatccaacagcaatgtgaaagactgacagcatgacaagacacatgataACGGTCATagaaatcaaggttatcacatattTTCTACTTTTCCTAAACACTAcagatattactgttgtattgcttaaaagtgaatatgaacctggtttctttgcagtatttgaggtctgaaaatacagagcatctttactgttattttcacctgtttctccagttttcattttctgcaaataaattgaagtagaaacaatatttgtatttgaaatttggtagaaatattgttagtagttcacagaattaaccAGAAAGAATCATTTTACTCAAACACATAGCCATAAATAGTTAATTCCGAAAAACTGAAACTAGTCTTTGAAATGATCTCCTATTTTTTTTCAGCAGCTGtataacaaatataataaagCCATTATTAATGCAACAATAATCTAATATGACAGTTCATGAATGTAAAGCAGAGTGTAAACATCTCGGcgattcatttaatttatatctCCCTGCTAAATCAAAACACCTGTGCAaccataataaatataaaaactgttCACAGTCCGTGTTTTAACCGTGATGTTCTCAAATAAACAGCTACGGTTTATTTGCTTTTCATTACTCTCAACGTGAGCCCACAAACCAACGCCAGCAAAAGATTGTCTTTACGTCACAGAACACCCCAGCAGAGCAGCAGATGTTAGGCAAATCCTTCCCCTTCTGAGCTGATGCCGATACCTCATACAGAGACGCATCTTTGCCTTTTCCAAAGCCAGATTAGAAATAATAtctaacttaaagggatagttcaccgaaaaataaaaagtctgcaATAACTCATTCACCCTGTATGAGACTTTtgtctgtgaaacaaaaaagatgatattttgtgtGAAATGGTTCACACAATATCagtcaatgggagccaatgttgttcggttaccaacggtCTTTAAAATAATTTCCTTTGCGTTTGCTGAATAAAGTCAGTCATGATTTTAATTTATAGGTAGTGTGCTAAATTGTCTGGCTTTAATGGCCAGATGTCACATGACCAAAAACACATGAATAACACAACCAGGTGGTATAAATGTTACAATGGATTTGTAATTGTGCAGAATTTAGGAAAAGCCAGGAGCaggaattaaaaacaaaaagtctAACACGAGCATCAAAACCACCTCAAGCCACGAGTCTGCAGGAGGGACAGGGCAGTACGTACTTGCTATTTTCCTTCTCATCCAGGGGCAAACAAAAATCCAGACCACACCGGCACATACCAGCGCTCCAGCCAACGTAATGAGGGCAATAGACCAGACGGGGAGCATCTCCAAGCCCAGTACtgcacaaaacataaataaataaaaagcatgtgAGACGATCAAAGACATAAACGCACATCCTAGTGAGAGTTAAAAGCAATCATGTGGATTTATCtcgaaaaaaatgttatttgatgTGCTGGCAAGCATCTCCAAAACAATGTTCCGGATGAGGTCTGCTTATGCTTAGATTCAATGCCACTTATTCAGTAACAACAAGCGAACTCTTCTAAGATCAAAGATGTCCTTACAGTGGACGcgctatcactttaagacagAAGTGGCTTACGGGGAGCTCCAGTGTACATGATGGAGAAGGTGTTGATCCCGATGGTTGAGGCATAGAAGAGGGGCAAAGCACGAAGACCATTGGGAACAGGGTCATCCTGTAACAGACAGAGTAAAGAGATATGtttaaacaatatttgagaTATAAATGCCAGATTCAGATGTGATTAGTATTTCTGTTTATACGTTTTTATTCAAATGAGAGACCTCTGgctagagctgtaatcgggccttaaaagttaggcccgacagggcccgagcccgacaagtacattttgattgacagctttttaaaagcccgaattaggctattcaaatgtgcacatgcacacagcttttgtcaagaatgagtcatttatacatgttttaacataatttattaatgactaacgtaggctacaggccacttggaagttggaacaaagaaataaaataagtcccctaacatctcacatatcccactggctcattattctcattatgcacatggtcaaaacttttccacacctcagactttgctttagttgctggtgcaaccaaaacgtaatcgccagaggcaagcctcagTTTCACCTCCTCGgcatccattttcgcatctttctcgcgctaatcggaacacatcacatgaccgctcatttaccgcgcaaggccgagcccgtgtaaaatgatagaaattaagcccgaacccgacgcACCTGACGGGTTCGATCTTCAGCTCTACCTCTGGCCTCCTCAGGAAAACTCGTAGCAATACTCTGCCTTAGTTTAGATAAGGATGAAAAATTGCAAATTTATTTAGTGCGCCGACATAAATGCCAGTGCGTATGCGGCCCGACCCAAGTTCGATTCTCGTGCATCCTTTGCCAGTCCCACTCACCTGTCTCTATCCAATGCTTTCCTGTCTGTTCTCCACTGTCCTATGACATTAAAGGCAAAAGGCCCCTCAAATATAActtggaaaaaatattttgtgtatgttGTGCTGACCAGTTTGACAgtggtcttaaagggatagttcaaccaaaaaagaACATATGCACGCATTGACCTCCGTAgtgtagacacaaaaccactgagagatttctcaaaatatcttattttgtgtagcACATAAGAAATATTAATACACACGTAAACGACatgactgtaaataaataacgataaaaacatttttgggtgaactgtccctttaagcttcATACCAACATTGTCCTCCAATGAGTTGCTCCACATCATGTTTTAAGAGTGCTTACACCTTTTAAGGGTGCTCACATAACTGCATCCTTCATCTCACGTGAGTGTACTCTTCGTTTGTTTATGTGTACAACTTTATTAAgatataaatactgtacacaGTGCCCTTTTAATGTCACTCTTGAAGTAATCCCGTAGTAAAATACAGGCTACAGCTAAAAGAAAAGTTCATTGGTTTGTTACCATTTCTACATGCTGTGCATTTTAACATTCCCTTAACCTCAGTATTGCTGTGGCCACAGGCATTTCCCAGCTCTAAAAGGCTCAAGAGTTAAGTGTTTACAGCAGGAGCGTTTCCACCAGACAGACGTTTGAAAGGTCGACTGTATAGCAGTCACAGATGCTACATTTGAGCTATTGTCTATCCAATCCAAACAGCCACATGCACAGTTATGTGGAAACGGCTTAATGCacgttaaatgttaaatataattaaaaacgtGAGGTCTTAAATGCACCGGTGATGGACCACTCTATACCACTACAGACCATCTAAATGCCTCTAATGCACTTTTAAAAGGTTTCTATCGGGGTCTGAAGCAAGGAGCAAAGTGCTTAGACCTGTCTGAGCACTTCGATCAATTTTTTCTGTCTTAAATTCgaaatctgtttaaaaaaatgcatgagaTTACAAATCATTAAAGTGAAGTGATTTAAGACAGGTGCAACAGTCGACCTATTAAGTTAAACTCACCTTGCTGAGAATGAAATATCTGATGAGGAAGAAGAGCAGGCCAGACATAAGACCAGACAGCAGAGGGGAGATGAACCACGACGCAACTGCATCAAATAAACAGCAATTACTCATTCAACAAGGGTGCCAACGTAATGACGCATTATGCGGCTAGAGAGAAAAAGGCCAATACGTGACATTAAACAAATTACACATCTCGGTTGCAAGACAATTTACAAAAATTAGGTCATGTTATTTCATGGAAACAATATGTAATCGTACGGAACTAACAAATTATGAATAATGCATCAAATATATACCAAACCACAAAAATACAGCCAATACAAGGATGAGCTTAACATAGCTTCACACAAAGTTTACGCATGCTCCAATGTGCAAATAAACAGTGCATTATGATagaaaaatagaacaaaaattACCAATTTTAACCAGCTGCATCCACTGTACTCCCCTAGTGCCAATAGCAACCATTGAGAAGCCAATCGTagatcccacaatgcaatgagTTCCAGAAATGGGCAACTTCAGAAAGGAGGCAATGAGCTGCCAAACCGCAGACCCTGAAAGAAAAAGGCATTATGAGTGGGAGCTGGAGCAAAAGACAGTCTCAAAACCATATGTTCTCTTTCCATCTGTCCTCATTATATTCTCTAGCCTGGATATTATTCAAACACTGTAACACTGCTGCTTACAAACATTTACTAAATAATATAATGTGAGCGTAATCCTTCAACAAGACCATGACACAAAGTAAATGAGTGTTACATAATAAAAAGAAGGAATGGTTCCCTGATGGTCAACTTGTCATCATGTAATAACTGAGTATCTATCCAGTTGCTGCTTTCACTCACTTCCAAACATGTCTAAAAGTTAGTTGGTTAGTCAAGTAGTAATCCAGGCCACCCACAACCCTAACCTGAAAGGGGTGATTTTGTGATAATGCCCAGCtgacattatcccacttattacttGCTGCTTattcaattaataaataatagaaCCTACAGGCCTAATTGATTCGAGTTGGATGAAATGGATTTATTATGCAAGTAAAAAAGATGAACGTATCACAGCTGTGTAGCAATTCGACTGACAGGAACTGTTTTTTTATCGCAATAAAGTATTTCAGAGGCCTTtgtaatacataaaataaactcaAAGATACCTGTTTGGTCTGATAATGTAACTTATAGTATAAACAATTAGAGGTCGACCGATATTGGATTTTTTCGATAACGATAACTAAGGTGGTCAGTACATACCGATAACAATAAATCACCGatagtttttttaatggtttattccaaataaaaaaaccACACAAAGTAAATTAGCAATGAAGTGTATTACATCAATAAACGCGTTGCTTGAACCACTAAACTGTattgtacttttaaataaaacacataaatattaactacattaataaatattaaactccagtgtatgatttaaacaaaattataagtAGGTCATTTCTAaaattttaacaatttaaaacatccTTTAACTTTACACATTTCTGTGTTtaattaacacattttgtgttacttttaccTCAACCTCGTGTTGTCCCTTTTATTCATTAACaccaaatcaacacaaaatgatcaAATTCACGTATTTTATAACACATATTTTCAACTCACTCCAACATGATTCTCACAATCCGGCAGTGAATCAACAAATGCTTGGGTAAGCTTCCCCATCATTAATCTTCAAAATGATACGTTGAGGTATGCCTTAAACGATCCATTACTCACCAACCATGGCGCTGACCTCTCCCGCCATCAGAACTGGCACGGTGTCGTTGTACAAACTGACATCTATAATTCCCTTCCGTATGGTTTCCCCGACCTTGGCACCGAGGAGAATGGAGCCCAGCGTCTCGAATATGGAAGCCAGGATGCAGGCCTGACGCAACGTCACCACCCCTGAGCCCACGGCCGTGCCAAACGAGTTCGCCACGTCATTGGCCCCCACCGAAAAGGCCAGGATGAAAGCGATAATGAAACCAATCACGACCATCCACAGGTACGATTCCAGTTCCATCTTGGCTTTATTTCCGAGCACAAACAAATCCAAAAGAAACGGCTAGAAAAAACTGGAGTAAGGTGCTTCTGGAGTAATTCTCCTTCTTTCGCTTTTCTTTCTCCCGACTTCCCCAGGCAGAAAGAGTTCTTGGGGGAGAGGCACACTGCTAACTAAGCCGTTTAACCTCAGTTTGTGGAGTGCTGAGCAGTGTAGGCAGGAGAGAGCATTCCATTGTTTGGCCCTCTTAGTGTCCTGTCCAGCGAGAAGCCTTCAGCTGTCAAAACAAGAGAGAGAAGGAAATTATTACGAAGCGTTCCCATTTTCCCTTATAGACACTGACTATTGGAAACAAAAAGTCGACACTAGACAGGTGGTGAGAGGACAACGGAAAACTAAAGACATAAAAGAATAAACTATTGATTACTCAAAAACAAGATTTCAAACAGCACA
Above is a genomic segment from Triplophysa rosa linkage group LG17, Trosa_1v2, whole genome shotgun sequence containing:
- the slc20a2 gene encoding sodium-dependent phosphate transporter 2 isoform X2, which gives rise to MELESYLWMVVIGFIIAFILAFSVGANDVANSFGTAVGSGVVTLRQACILASIFETLGSILLGAKVGETIRKGIIDVSLYNDTVPVLMAGEVSAMVGSAVWQLIASFLKLPISGTHCIVGSTIGFSMVAIGTRGVQWMQLVKIVASWFISPLLSGLMSGLLFFLIRYFILSKDDPVPNGLRALPLFYASTIGINTFSIMYTGAPLLGLEMLPVWSIALITLAGALVCAGVVWIFVCPWMRRKIASRLKKEHALSRISDESLDKIPEEEEEAPVFKELPGAKSNNDAVIPLTEESTGELNSLANGGTVLPNGRVYGRTNSMTNGCLKSPVSNGGFSFDGHMRSDGQVYHTVHKDSGLYKDLLHKIHLGRLEDERSSSRPDNSYRHLRRNNSYTCYTAAICGMPVQPLMRSESSAPPPEDSEKLVGDTVFYSKKRLRYDSYSSYCNAVAEAEIEAEEGDVDVNIAADKRELRVPAEGPLEDCVDEDKEEKDKHQVFLLFHFLQILTACFGSFAHGGNDVSNAIGPLVALWMIYSQGGVMQDAATPIWLLFYGGVGICTGLWVWGRRVIQTMGKDLTPITPSSGFCIEVMSALSVLIASNVGIPISSTHCKVGSVVAVGWIRSRKAVDWRLFRNIFLAWFVTVPIAGLFSAAVMALFVYGILPYV
- the slc20a2 gene encoding sodium-dependent phosphate transporter 2 isoform X1, with the translated sequence MELESYLWMVVIGFIIAFILAFSVGANDVANSFGTAVGSGVVTLRQACILASIFETLGSILLGAKVGETIRKGIIDVSLYNDTVPVLMAGEVSAMVGSAVWQLIASFLKLPISGTHCIVGSTIGFSMVAIGTRGVQWMQLVKIVASWFISPLLSGLMSGLLFFLIRYFILSKDDPVPNGLRALPLFYASTIGINTFSIMYTGAPLLGLEMLPVWSIALITLAGALVCAGVVWIFVCPWMRRKIASRLKKEHALSRISDESLDKIPEEEEEAPVFKELPGAKSNNDAVIPLTEESTGELNSLANGGTVLPNGRVYGRTNSMTNGCLKSPVSNGGFSFDGHMRSDGQVYHTVHKDSGLYKDLLHKIHLGRLEDERSSSRPDNSYRHLRRNNSYTCYTAAICGMPVQPLMRSESSAPPPEDSEKLVGDTVFYSKKRLRYDSYSSYCNAVAEAEIEAEEGDVDVNIAADKRELRVPAEGPLEDCVDEDKEEKDKHQVFLLFHFLQILTACFGSFAHGGNDVSNAIGPLVALWMIYSQGGVMQDAATPIWLLFYGGVGICTGLWVWGRRVIQTMGKDLTPITPSSGFTIELASAVTVVLASNIGLPISTTHCKVGSVVAVGWIRSRKAVDWRLFRNIFLAWFVTVPIAGLFSAAVMALFVYGILPYV